In Streptomyces venezuelae, the sequence GGCCGCCGCCCCGAAGAGCACCAGCGGGATCGCGGTGACGAGGCCTGTCGCGGCCAGCAGCAGCGCGTGCCCGACGCCCTGCGAGGTGAAGGTGGACTGGCCCTGCGCGCCCAGCCACAGCAGGTAGCCGAGGGCCGGGAGGAACAGCATGGCCGTCTCGGCGGCCAGCGACTCCAGCCCGCCCATGTTGAGCTTCTTCTTGATCAGCCCGTACGTCGCGAAGGAGCAGGCGAGGACCAGCGAGATCCACGGGGGCCGGCCGTAGCCGACGGCCAGCACGAGGACGGCGACGAAACTGAGGCCGACGGCCACCCACTGCGCGCGGCGCAGCCGCTCGCCCAGCACCAGCACGCCCATGGCGATGCTGACCAGCGGGTTGATGAAGTAGCCGAGGCTCGACTCGACGACGTGGCCGTTGTTGACCGACCAGATGTAGAGGCCCCAGTTCACGCTGATCACCGATGCGGCCAGGGCGGTCAGGCCGAGCTTGCGCGGCTGGCGGAGCAGCTCGCGTATCCAGCCCCAGCGGCGCACCACGAGCAGCGCCAGACCGACCACGGCCAGGGACCACGTCATGCGGTGGGCGAGGATCTCGACGGCGCCGGCGGGCATCAGGAGCGGCCAGAAGAGGGGCACCAGCCCCCACATCCCGTAAGCGCCGAATCCGTAGAGCAAACCCGCGCGCTGCTCGTTCTCTGCCTTCACGGGGCCTCCTGTACGCATTCCAGCCAACTTCACGACGGTAACGCCGTACGGCCCGGATGTCATGCCCGTAATCAGGAGATACTCATGACATCTTGCCGGGCCCGCGAGGCCCGGTCGCGACGGAGCCCGGATCCTGGCGCGGGATCCGGGCTCCGTTCGCGTGCGTTCGCTGCGCGCGCCA encodes:
- the rarD gene encoding EamA family transporter RarD, whose amino-acid sequence is MKAENEQRAGLLYGFGAYGMWGLVPLFWPLLMPAGAVEILAHRMTWSLAVVGLALLVVRRWGWIRELLRQPRKLGLTALAASVISVNWGLYIWSVNNGHVVESSLGYFINPLVSIAMGVLVLGERLRRAQWVAVGLSFVAVLVLAVGYGRPPWISLVLACSFATYGLIKKKLNMGGLESLAAETAMLFLPALGYLLWLGAQGQSTFTSQGVGHALLLAATGLVTAIPLVLFGAAAIRVPLSTLGLLQYMAPVFQFGLGVLYFHEAMPPERWAGFSLVWAALVLLTWDALRTARRSRAALAAAAPAALATPAREPA